The following proteins come from a genomic window of Bacteroidales bacterium:
- the gcvT gene encoding glycine cleavage system aminomethyltransferase GcvT: protein MKRTAFTSMHESLGAKMVPFAGYLMPVQFEGINIEHETVRKGVGVFDVSHMGEIWVKGPKALDFIQKVTTNDASKLIDGKAQYSCLPNGKGGIVDDLLVYKINNETYLLVVNASNIEKDWNWLNSQNSFGAVLYNASDEIAQLAVQGPKAINVLQKLTNVDLSKVEYYSFVKGELAGVKDMIISATGYTGSGGFELYMDNKDGEKVYKAIFEAGREFGIKSIGLGARDTLRLEMGFCLYGNDIDDTTSPIEAGLSWITKFVDGKNFTDKELLLKQKTEGVTKKLVGFEMLEKAIPRHEYEIADGSGNKIGHVTSGTMAPSLKIGVGMGYVNSAFAKEGTEIFINIRDKAMKAKVVKLPFYKK from the coding sequence ATGAAAAGAACAGCATTTACAAGCATGCACGAATCATTGGGAGCTAAGATGGTTCCTTTTGCAGGTTATTTGATGCCGGTGCAATTTGAAGGTATAAATATAGAACATGAAACAGTGAGAAAAGGAGTAGGCGTTTTTGATGTTTCTCACATGGGCGAAATATGGGTTAAAGGACCTAAAGCACTTGATTTTATTCAAAAAGTTACAACCAACGATGCTTCAAAATTAATTGACGGCAAAGCACAATATTCTTGTTTGCCGAATGGAAAAGGCGGAATAGTAGATGATTTATTGGTTTACAAAATTAACAATGAAACTTATTTACTTGTTGTGAATGCATCTAATATTGAAAAGGATTGGAACTGGCTTAATTCACAAAATTCATTCGGAGCTGTTTTATATAATGCATCTGATGAAATTGCACAGTTGGCAGTGCAAGGACCCAAAGCAATCAATGTTCTTCAAAAATTAACAAATGTTGATTTAAGTAAAGTTGAATATTATTCTTTTGTAAAAGGTGAACTTGCAGGTGTAAAAGATATGATTATTTCTGCAACAGGTTATACCGGCTCTGGCGGATTTGAATTATATATGGATAATAAAGACGGCGAAAAGGTTTATAAGGCAATTTTCGAAGCAGGAAGAGAATTCGGAATAAAATCAATTGGCTTGGGAGCAAGAGATACACTTCGTTTGGAAATGGGTTTTTGTTTATACGGAAATGATATTGATGATACAACTTCGCCAATTGAAGCAGGTTTGAGTTGGATAACAAAATTTGTTGACGGTAAAAATTTTACTGATAAAGAATTATTATTAAAACAAAAAACCGAAGGCGTTACAAAAAAACTTGTGGGCTTTGAAATGCTCGAAAAAGCAATACCTCGACACGAATACGAAATTGCTGATGGAAGCGGAAATAAAATCGGACATGTTACATCGGGCACAATGGCACCTTCGTTAAAAATAGGAGTTGGCATGGGATATGTTAATTCGGCTTTTGCAAAAGAAGGAACAGAAATATTTATTAATATCCGCGATAAAGCTATGAAAGCAAAGGTTGTAAAACTGCCTTTCTATAAGAAATAA
- a CDS encoding SLC13 family permease has product MDFLLSILNIRIEFILFALILIGVAVFHNKTFWVALIGLSVILIYKLIFDNGFNTFEHFFGKDYSFFQQLTNKELRQGEWSILLNLFGLLLGFAVLARIFRDSGMPELITKFLPSDWKAPFILLVFVFILSAFLDNIAAAMIGGAIALVVFNNKVHVGYIAAIVAASNAGGAGSVLGDTTTTMMWIDGVSAFNVFHAYVAAIVAMLFFGWFASHQQHKYQHIRHRFKERHNIDWKKITIIIFILAGAIFGNVLFDMPAVGVWAAILTGITFTKIPWNEISNAIKGTIFLLCLVTCASLMPIETLPGASWVSAFIMGFASAVFDNIPLTKLCLEQGHFDWGMLAYTVGFGGSMLWFGSSAGVAITNEFPEARNVIEWIKKGWHVIVAYILGFFALYLLLGWEPSSNKKHAKPAINCKAEKCIVAEKAKNKSQK; this is encoded by the coding sequence ATGGATTTTCTTTTATCAATTTTAAATATCAGAATTGAATTCATTTTATTCGCTTTGATATTAATTGGAGTAGCGGTTTTCCATAATAAAACTTTTTGGGTTGCATTAATTGGCTTATCGGTTATTTTAATTTATAAACTGATTTTTGACAACGGATTCAACACATTCGAACATTTCTTTGGTAAAGATTATTCTTTTTTTCAACAATTAACAAATAAAGAACTACGACAGGGAGAATGGTCAATATTGTTGAATTTATTTGGCTTACTGCTTGGTTTTGCTGTTCTGGCAAGAATATTCAGAGATTCGGGTATGCCCGAACTTATTACTAAATTTTTACCTTCCGACTGGAAAGCACCATTTATACTTTTAGTTTTTGTATTTATTTTATCTGCATTCCTTGACAACATTGCCGCAGCAATGATAGGTGGAGCAATTGCTTTAGTTGTTTTTAATAACAAAGTACATGTTGGTTACATAGCCGCTATTGTTGCTGCAAGTAATGCTGGCGGCGCCGGCAGTGTTTTGGGTGATACAACAACAACAATGATGTGGATTGACGGAGTAAGTGCATTTAATGTGTTTCATGCTTACGTTGCAGCAATTGTCGCCATGCTTTTTTTTGGATGGTTCGCTTCTCATCAGCAACACAAATATCAACACATAAGACATAGATTTAAAGAAAGACATAATATTGATTGGAAAAAAATAACAATAATAATTTTTATTTTAGCAGGAGCAATATTCGGTAATGTTTTGTTTGATATGCCTGCAGTAGGAGTATGGGCGGCAATTTTAACTGGAATAACTTTTACAAAAATACCATGGAATGAAATATCAAATGCAATCAAAGGAACGATATTTCTTTTATGTCTTGTAACCTGCGCTTCATTAATGCCTATTGAAACACTTCCCGGTGCTTCATGGGTAAGTGCTTTTATCATGGGTTTTGCTTCGGCAGTTTTTGACAACATACCATTAACAAAACTTTGTTTGGAGCAAGGTCATTTCGATTGGGGAATGTTGGCATATACCGTTGGTTTCGGAGGTTCAATGCTCTGGTTCGGTTCATCTGCAGGCGTTGCTATTACTAACGAATTCCCTGAAGCACGAAATGTAATTGAATGGATAAAAAAAGGATGGCATGTAATTGTAGCTTATATATTGGGGTTTTTTGCGTTGTATTTACTATTAGGATGGGAACCTTCAAGCAACAAAAAACATGCTAAACCTGCAATAAATTGCAAAGCAGAAAAGTGCATTGTAGCCGAGAAAGCGAAAAATAAAAGTCAAAAGTAG
- a CDS encoding phospholipase D-like domain-containing protein encodes MIRWKYLNKYNTAEELSLIISGNDFYEQLEDAINKASSTINLQFYLFDYDATGKRIVDALIKATERGVKVFVLLDAFGSKAFPDEVVAEMKTYGIKMRFFSPLLSFKRMSFGRRMHHKLVEIDSKIAFIGGINIADKYRDTPKGKGWLDFAVKVKGNVAEDARQICKYIWSRRVKRKHFHFNENKDNTNIYLVKFSENDWFMNKNNISSGYKNAIKHSKESITIVGAYFLPGRQFRKILKRAAERSVSTRIILSRTSDVKLSLYAQRFLYDWLFRNKIKIYEWKDSVVHGKVAIIDNIWTTIGSFNLNYLSVYGSLELNLNVYNEQFSTDFNKKIDEIIETGCIEVVKDEYEKKKNHLNQFKLWLSYHSLRFMMVLAVLLTTSPKKKR; translated from the coding sequence ATGATACGCTGGAAATATTTGAATAAATATAATACAGCCGAAGAGTTATCTTTGATAATCAGCGGTAATGATTTTTACGAGCAGCTCGAAGATGCCATAAATAAAGCCAGTTCCACAATCAATCTACAGTTTTATTTGTTTGATTATGACGCCACAGGTAAGCGTATTGTTGATGCATTAATAAAAGCCACAGAACGTGGAGTTAAAGTTTTTGTTTTGCTGGATGCTTTTGGTTCAAAAGCATTTCCCGATGAAGTTGTAGCCGAAATGAAAACTTACGGAATTAAAATGCGATTTTTTTCTCCTTTGTTGTCATTTAAAAGAATGAGTTTCGGCAGAAGAATGCATCATAAACTCGTTGAGATTGATTCGAAAATAGCTTTTATCGGCGGAATTAATATTGCCGATAAATACCGCGACACACCGAAAGGAAAAGGTTGGCTCGATTTTGCAGTAAAAGTAAAAGGAAATGTTGCAGAGGATGCACGTCAAATATGTAAGTATATATGGTCGAGAAGAGTGAAAAGAAAACATTTCCACTTTAACGAAAATAAGGATAATACAAATATATACCTTGTAAAGTTCAGTGAGAATGACTGGTTTATGAATAAAAATAATATTTCATCCGGATATAAAAATGCCATTAAACATTCAAAAGAATCAATAACAATAGTAGGCGCATATTTTTTACCCGGCAGACAATTCAGAAAAATTCTTAAAAGAGCTGCTGAAAGAAGTGTGTCAACAAGAATAATTTTATCAAGAACATCAGATGTTAAATTAAGCTTATATGCTCAAAGATTTTTATATGACTGGCTTTTTAGAAATAAAATAAAAATTTATGAATGGAAGGATTCAGTTGTTCACGGTAAAGTTGCAATAATAGATAATATATGGACTACAATTGGCTCGTTTAACCTTAATTACCTGAGCGTATACGGCAGTCTGGAATTAAATCTCAATGTTTATAATGAACAATTTTCTACCGACTTTAATAAGAAAATTGACGAAATAATTGAAACCGGATGTATTGAAGTTGTAAAAGATGAGTATGAAAAGAAAAAAAACCATCTTAACCAGTTCAAACTTTGGTTGTCTTACCATTCTCTCAGGTTTATGATGGTGCTTGCTGTTTTACTCACAACCAGCCCGAAGAAAAAGAGATAA
- a CDS encoding GlmU family protein produces the protein MNFILFDDYVRDELLPFTFVRPVADIRIGILTIREKWENYIGQPISSYTEEYLSIKFPLKTESDNILINGSVIPDANLLQKIKILKINQVLIKDSAIIAMHLDSDNIKKFNVEDFEKYEKINIDENIFRINNLWDIFTKNGDALKADFEILTKRRKSQKLSKSNNLIGDKENIFIEEGAKVECSTINSNTGCIYIGRNAQVMEGSMVRGPFALCENSTVKMGAKIYGPTTIGPHSKAGGEIVNSVIFGYSNKAHDGFLGNSVIGEWCNIGANSNNSNLKNNYGNVKLWNYPRKTFVDTGLQFCGLFMGDHSKCGINTMFNTGTVVGTSANIFGSGFPRTFLPSFSWGGASQLTNFDLDKAIEVAERVCQRRNIVFSKTDKEIFANIYKQTQLYRDL, from the coding sequence ATGAATTTTATTTTATTTGATGATTATGTAAGGGATGAACTTTTACCGTTTACATTCGTTCGCCCCGTTGCTGACATTCGCATCGGAATTCTGACAATCCGCGAGAAATGGGAAAATTATATCGGACAACCAATATCAAGTTATACCGAAGAATATCTTTCAATTAAATTTCCGTTGAAAACAGAAAGCGACAATATTTTAATCAATGGCTCCGTAATACCGGATGCAAATTTACTTCAGAAAATAAAAATCCTTAAAATCAATCAGGTGCTTATAAAAGATTCGGCGATAATTGCAATGCATCTTGATAGTGATAATATAAAAAAATTCAATGTTGAGGATTTTGAAAAATATGAAAAAATAAATATTGATGAAAATATATTCAGAATAAATAACCTGTGGGATATATTTACTAAAAACGGCGATGCATTAAAAGCAGATTTTGAAATTTTAACAAAAAGAAGAAAGTCGCAGAAACTTAGCAAATCAAACAATCTTATTGGCGATAAAGAAAATATTTTTATTGAAGAAGGAGCAAAAGTTGAATGCTCAACAATAAATTCAAATACCGGTTGCATATACATTGGCAGGAATGCTCAGGTAATGGAAGGAAGCATGGTCAGAGGACCTTTTGCACTATGTGAAAATTCTACTGTTAAGATGGGTGCTAAAATTTATGGTCCAACTACCATAGGTCCGCATTCAAAAGCAGGTGGAGAAATTGTAAATTCGGTAATATTCGGTTATTCAAATAAAGCACACGATGGATTTCTCGGTAATTCGGTAATTGGCGAATGGTGCAATATTGGCGCCAATTCGAATAACTCAAATCTGAAAAATAATTACGGAAATGTGAAACTCTGGAATTATCCCCGAAAAACATTTGTTGACACAGGACTTCAGTTTTGCGGTTTATTTATGGGCGACCATTCAAAGTGTGGAATAAATACCATGTTTAATACAGGTACTGTTGTGGGAACAAGTGCAAATATTTTTGGTTCGGGATTTCCGCGTACTTTTCTGCCTTCGTTTTCGTGGGGCGGAGCAAGTCAATTAACAAATTTTGATTTAGATAAAGCAATTGAAGTTGCAGAAAGAGTTTGCCAAAGAAGAAATATTGTTTTCAGCAAAACTGATAAAGAAATATTTGCAAACATATATAAACAAACACAATTATACAGGGACTTGTAA
- the queG gene encoding tRNA epoxyqueuosine(34) reductase QueG, translating into MKSEYTKAIKSEAKRLGFSFCGITKAEYLKEEKEKLDNWLKAGFNGEMLYMQNNIDKRLNPALLVEKAKSVVVVLQNYFPKEKNNFKNSYKIAKYAMGKGYHDVVKNKLLKLWEFINKNICKTNGRIFVGSAPVLEKALAEKAGLGWRGKNTILINKTSGSFHFIGELIIDLKLDYDKPAKNLCGSCNKCIEACPTKALVKSYILDARKCISYLTIELKNNIPEEFRDKMNGWILGCDICQDVCPWNKFSVPTKEKSFDIFPEIKTFTRKDWQTLTKEEFMKIFKGSAIERIKYEKFVENLKES; encoded by the coding sequence ATGAAATCAGAATATACAAAAGCAATCAAATCAGAAGCAAAACGTCTTGGGTTTTCATTTTGCGGAATTACTAAAGCTGAATATTTAAAAGAAGAAAAAGAAAAATTAGATAATTGGCTAAAAGCCGGTTTTAATGGCGAAATGTTGTATATGCAGAATAATATTGATAAAAGATTAAATCCTGCATTGCTTGTCGAAAAAGCCAAATCAGTAGTTGTTGTTTTACAAAATTACTTTCCGAAAGAAAAAAATAATTTTAAAAATTCATACAAAATCGCAAAGTACGCGATGGGTAAAGGTTATCACGATGTAGTTAAAAATAAATTATTAAAATTATGGGAATTCATAAATAAAAATATTTGCAAAACAAATGGCAGAATATTTGTTGGCTCTGCTCCGGTTCTCGAAAAAGCATTAGCCGAAAAGGCAGGACTTGGCTGGAGAGGAAAAAACACTATCTTGATAAATAAAACATCCGGTTCATTTCATTTTATAGGAGAATTAATAATTGATTTGAAACTTGATTATGATAAACCCGCAAAAAATCTTTGTGGAAGCTGCAACAAATGTATTGAAGCATGTCCCACGAAAGCCCTTGTGAAATCATACATTCTGGATGCGCGAAAATGTATTTCTTATCTAACAATTGAACTTAAAAATAATATTCCCGAAGAATTTCGAGACAAGATGAATGGTTGGATTTTGGGTTGCGATATTTGTCAGGATGTTTGTCCGTGGAATAAATTTTCAGTACCAACAAAAGAAAAATCTTTTGATATATTTCCTGAAATTAAAACTTTTACAAGAAAAGATTGGCAAACGCTGACAAAAGAAGAGTTTATGAAAATCTTTAAGGGCTCTGCAATTGAGAGAATAAAATATGAAAAATTTGTTGAAAATCTAAAAGAGTCGTAA
- a CDS encoding LD-carboxypeptidase — MLTPPYLKAKDKIGIVSTARKISYEEIKPAIKMFNDWELEVVLGKNLFKEYNQFAGNDEERTSDFQQMLDDNSIKAVICARGGYGSVRIIDKLDFRNFKKNPKWVAGFSDITVLHSHINKNYNIETLHAAMLLNMPEKWNENNSFITMQKALFGENISYQIPENKLNKKGKAEGVLTGGNLSVLYSLNGSISDIDTNNKILFIEDLDEYLYHIDRMFMNLKRSGKLENIAGLIVGGMTEMKDNTIPFGKTAYEIISETVAEFNYPVCFDFPAGHIEDNRALFMGRKVKLDVSENIITLKFEV; from the coding sequence ATGCTCACACCACCATACCTCAAAGCAAAAGATAAAATCGGAATAGTTTCCACAGCTCGTAAAATTTCCTACGAAGAAATAAAACCTGCAATAAAAATGTTTAACGATTGGGAATTGGAAGTTGTTCTAGGGAAAAATCTTTTTAAAGAATATAATCAGTTTGCAGGAAATGATGAAGAAAGAACTTCCGATTTTCAGCAAATGCTCGACGACAATTCAATAAAAGCTGTTATTTGTGCGAGAGGTGGCTATGGTTCTGTCAGAATAATTGATAAACTTGATTTTAGGAATTTTAAAAAAAATCCTAAATGGGTTGCGGGTTTCAGTGATATTACCGTTTTGCATTCACATATAAATAAAAATTATAATATCGAAACATTGCATGCAGCAATGCTTTTGAATATGCCCGAAAAATGGAATGAAAATAATTCTTTCATTACAATGCAAAAAGCATTATTCGGAGAAAATATTTCATATCAAATTCCTGAAAATAAATTAAACAAAAAAGGAAAAGCCGAAGGAGTTCTTACAGGTGGAAATTTATCTGTTCTTTATAGTTTAAATGGCAGCATTTCAGATATTGACACAAATAATAAAATTTTATTTATAGAAGATTTGGATGAATATCTTTATCATATTGACAGAATGTTCATGAATTTGAAAAGAAGTGGAAAGCTCGAAAATATTGCCGGATTAATTGTCGGCGGAATGACAGAAATGAAAGACAATACAATTCCCTTCGGTAAAACTGCATACGAAATTATTTCCGAAACTGTTGCTGAATTTAATTATCCCGTTTGTTTTGATTTTCCCGCCGGACATATAGAAGACAACAGAGCTTTGTTCATGGGAAGGAAAGTAAAATTGGATGTTTCTGAAAACATTATTACTTTGAAATTTGAAGTATGA
- the mce gene encoding methylmalonyl-CoA epimerase, producing the protein MKTNYIEHIGIAVKNLEESIKFYENIFGLKCYSTEEVKEQKVKTAFFLLGQTKIELLEPTDAESAIAKFIEKKGEGIHHIAFAVENIDGSLKEAEEKNVQLIDKIPRKGAEGLDIAFLHPKSTAGVLIELCEKK; encoded by the coding sequence ATGAAAACAAATTACATTGAACATATCGGTATTGCCGTAAAAAATCTGGAAGAATCAATAAAATTTTATGAAAATATTTTCGGATTAAAATGTTATTCCACCGAAGAAGTAAAAGAACAAAAAGTAAAAACCGCTTTTTTCCTTTTAGGACAAACAAAAATAGAATTGCTCGAACCCACTGACGCTGAAAGTGCAATTGCAAAGTTTATTGAGAAGAAAGGAGAAGGAATTCACCACATTGCTTTTGCAGTTGAAAATATTGATGGCTCATTAAAAGAAGCCGAAGAAAAAAATGTTCAACTTATTGACAAAATACCCCGAAAAGGAGCAGAGGGATTGGATATTGCGTTTCTGCATCCGAAATCAACTGCAGGAGTTTTGATTGAGTTGTGTGAAAAAAAATAA
- a CDS encoding MlaD family protein, with translation MELNFTIKKEAKIGFLIIIALALLIWGFNFLKGKDIFKPQKIYYAVYNQVTGLSPSNPVTINGLKVGQVKSIYLKPDNSGKVVVEISLSNNFKIPKNSVAQISSDLIGTRSIEIKLGDSKNYILPGDTLSSVIQPTLKDEVNQQIIPLKVKAEDMLLSLDSVLTVIQTVFNENARENLSKTFESIMFAIKNLEHTSYNVDTLVSSQRNRLAMIIGNIESISQNVKNNNQKISNIINNFSNISDSLTKANVSKTINNVNSTLTKTNEVVEKINKGEGSLGMLINNDSLYKNLKSVSKELNLLFEDMRLNPKRYVHFSVFGGGSKKNKYTPPEKKQK, from the coding sequence ATGGAATTAAATTTTACTATTAAGAAAGAAGCGAAGATTGGTTTTCTTATTATTATTGCATTAGCATTATTGATTTGGGGATTTAATTTTCTTAAAGGTAAAGATATTTTTAAACCGCAGAAAATTTATTATGCTGTATACAATCAGGTAACCGGATTATCACCATCAAACCCGGTTACTATTAACGGGTTAAAAGTAGGTCAGGTAAAAAGTATCTATCTCAAACCCGACAATTCCGGAAAAGTTGTTGTTGAAATAAGTTTGAGCAACAATTTTAAAATTCCCAAAAATTCAGTGGCTCAGATATCTTCCGATTTGATTGGTACAAGGTCAATAGAAATAAAACTCGGTGATTCAAAAAATTATATTTTACCCGGCGACACGCTTTCTTCTGTTATTCAACCTACTTTAAAGGATGAAGTAAATCAGCAAATAATTCCGCTAAAAGTAAAAGCCGAAGACATGCTGCTTTCATTAGATTCTGTTTTAACTGTTATTCAAACTGTATTTAATGAAAATGCACGTGAAAACTTATCAAAAACCTTTGAAAGCATCATGTTTGCAATAAAAAATCTGGAACATACTTCTTATAATGTAGATACATTAGTTTCATCGCAACGTAATCGTCTTGCCATGATAATCGGAAATATTGAATCAATAAGTCAAAATGTTAAAAACAATAATCAGAAAATTAGTAACATAATCAATAATTTTTCCAATATCAGCGATTCGCTTACAAAAGCTAATGTAAGCAAAACTATTAATAATGTCAACTCAACTTTAACAAAAACAAACGAAGTAGTTGAAAAAATAAATAAAGGCGAAGGTTCTCTCGGTATGCTTATAAATAACGATAGCTTATACAAAAATCTAAAATCGGTATCAAAAGAACTGAATTTATTGTTTGAGGACATGCGACTCAATCCAAAGCGCTATGTTCATTTTTCAGTTTTCGGAGGAGGCAGCAAAAAAAATAAATATACACCACCCGAAAAAAAACAGAAATAA
- a CDS encoding N-acetylmuramoyl-L-alanine amidase, translated as MKRIFIFFVVIVIVVLHSSGLFGNNIFKIKKVVIDAGHGGNDPGCVVNGCYEKTITLSVALKLGKYIEKNFKDVEVIYTRKDDNFVELHQRAEIANQNKADLFISIHCNANPSSTPFGVETYVMGNHRSKANLEVAQKENASILLEDDYLKKYNGFDPNSAEGYIIFSLYQNAFLEQSLTLASKVQKQLKDRVSRYDRGVKQAGFLVLFKTTMPSILIETGFLSNPDEAVFMSSTKGQEYIALAIYRAFKEYKSEVENTSYKKDEVDEIKDLPKINYDSLANEISKNNEKNVVNNDSVKVEINKNPEIKKDTIKPNIKNLPDTIKKNVKKEQPKQVKENKNTTNNNIVKDNSHKENPKTNKIVFKIQLTTSPVKLSKTSEIYKKFPNVYEYYNSGSYKYATGAFKSITETKTLLTEIRNKGYKDAFVVAFNNGERITLEEAKKILQK; from the coding sequence GTGAAACGTATTTTTATTTTTTTTGTTGTTATAGTAATAGTCGTTCTGCATTCTTCCGGTTTATTTGGAAATAATATTTTTAAAATAAAAAAAGTAGTTATAGATGCCGGTCACGGAGGCAATGACCCCGGATGCGTTGTTAACGGATGTTATGAAAAAACTATCACTTTATCGGTTGCACTTAAACTCGGCAAATATATTGAAAAAAATTTCAAAGATGTAGAAGTGATTTATACCCGTAAAGATGATAATTTTGTTGAACTTCATCAGAGAGCAGAAATTGCAAATCAAAACAAAGCCGATTTGTTTATTTCAATACATTGCAATGCAAATCCTTCTTCCACGCCATTCGGAGTTGAAACTTATGTGATGGGGAACCACAGAAGTAAAGCAAATCTTGAAGTTGCACAGAAAGAAAATGCTTCAATATTGCTTGAGGATGATTATTTAAAAAAATATAATGGTTTTGACCCTAATTCAGCCGAAGGGTATATTATTTTTTCTTTATATCAGAATGCTTTTTTAGAGCAAAGTCTTACGCTGGCTTCCAAAGTCCAGAAGCAGTTAAAAGACAGAGTAAGCAGGTATGACAGAGGTGTAAAGCAGGCGGGATTTCTTGTATTGTTTAAAACAACAATGCCAAGCATACTAATTGAAACAGGATTTCTTTCAAATCCAGATGAAGCGGTATTTATGAGTTCAACAAAAGGACAGGAATATATTGCATTAGCTATATATCGTGCGTTCAAGGAATACAAATCGGAAGTTGAAAATACAAGTTATAAAAAAGATGAAGTGGATGAAATAAAAGATTTGCCGAAAATAAATTATGATTCTTTGGCAAATGAAATTTCAAAAAATAATGAAAAGAATGTTGTTAACAATGATTCGGTTAAAGTTGAAATAAATAAAAATCCTGAAATCAAGAAAGACACGATAAAGCCGAATATTAAAAATTTACCAGATACAATAAAAAAGAATGTAAAAAAGGAGCAACCCAAACAAGTAAAAGAAAACAAAAATACTACAAATAATAATATTGTAAAAGATAACAGTCACAAAGAAAATCCGAAAACGAATAAAATTGTTTTTAAAATACAGTTAACAACTTCGCCTGTAAAACTCAGCAAAACCAGCGAGATATATAAGAAATTTCCGAATGTTTATGAATATTACAACAGCGGCTCATATAAATATGCAACAGGAGCATTTAAAAGTATAACAGAAACAAAAACATTATTGACTGAAATACGTAATAAGGGATACAAAGATGCATTTGTAGTTGCTTTTAATAATGGAGAAAGAATTACACTTGAAGAGGCAAAAAAAATATTGCAAAAATAG